The Cervus elaphus chromosome 20, mCerEla1.1, whole genome shotgun sequence genomic interval aaaatgtttctatctGTATTACAGAGGCAGGCTGCTCAAGTAAATGACAGCCTTATTTCTTAAATACTTTGTGGACTTTAGGCAAATTACTTAGGGTCGctttgcctcagtttactcatccatAGAAATGGGATACTAGTAGTACCTATTTCTGGGTTTGTTAGGATTAAATAAATGACTAAGTCAAATTCCTGGCGGGCAGTGATCACTGTATAACTGTCTCTATTATTATCTTTAGCTTTAGCTTAGAACTTATCTCTGTCTCCCAGGTTGTGGATTACTACAGAAAAGCTGCTAGCGTGGGTGTTTCTTTGTTGTGCATGTTTGCAAAGGGCTCTTCTCATTGTGCACACTGACTTTCTGGAGTAGTCTACATTGACCAAAAGTCTGGATCATGTCTCTATTAACATCCAAAATCTTCAAAAGAGAGTTTAACTGATGGGCTTCTGGACAAGCCTTTTATTGCCAGTTCTCCTCTGTTCTCCTATATCATCATATATTGATGACATCAATATAACAAAGGATCTCTAGGGTCTTCTACTTATTGTCCAGTCTCCCTATGTCTTAATATCTCCCtttgaaatgaaaggaaaacgTCTTTCTACTTATATCATATCTGACACCAAATACATGGATTTTCCATACTAAGCAATCTCTGCTAGGTGCCTACAGTTTCATTCAATTCTGAACCTAACTATCCCAAGCTAGTACAGACCCCAGGGGTTAAGGGTTCAGTTCCATGAGACTTTTTCCATGCTTCGGATGCCGATCACAATTTGTGGGTTCCCTGTTCATCTACATTTTTGTTCAACTTTGCTACAAATCAGGAATTCTCACAATGCTCTAAGACATTGTATGATTGTAAGTGCTTATTATCCGTCTTATACTTTTGTGTCAAAATGAGGTTTCCTAATCATGACTCAAAGTTACTTTctctgattgtgtgtgtgtgtgcttagttcatcagtcgtgtccaaccaactctttgtgaccccaaggactgtagctcgccagagtcctctgtccatggggattctccaggcaagaatatagcagtgggttgccatccccttctccaggagatcttcccaacacagggattgaacccacatctcctgcattgcaagcagattctataccatctgagccaccaggggattaCTGGCACACTACTTACTTTAGGTTTTTTCCGAAATTTCTGGTAAATTGTTGATTGTATCTAAGATCAACATTACTTAATATTTAGTCTTATAACCTTAACCATGTATCTCTGGAAACTGGCAATAGCTTTTAACTATGGAAACTATTGAAACTATTAACTACAAAGCAGCATTGTTACATAATACCTATAGGCTTTCTACAAATAAATCCTTAAAAATTGGATGTCCGTGAATATTGAGATGATAGGTGATTCAGTTTGCAACTTAAGAGTGAGGTAGGACATTGAAAGGTATCCTTAAGTTAATCAAATCATATTACCAGATGAATTTAACTCTCTGGTTGATACTTCTAGCCTAGAAAAACTTTCTCTCCTAATTATGAAAATCTGATCTCAGAATTCAGGGACTCAGTGCCTTTCCATTTCTTGGCTTTATTCTAATAATCATTGTCTCCTAGACTGGCCCATTCTTGCTTATGTGGACCATTAATCTAAGAGTTGGGCAGTGATAATAAAGATAATTCTTGTCTCAGATATGAAGTAATAAGTTTAATCTGGGGTACAGCTGAACCCTGAACTATAAGTCAAAGCCTCAGACTACAAAAAATGTACTAAAGGATTGACTTAGATGCGTTAGTCCTAGCATGGTGTCACATTTAAAGACTCATCGTCAAGCTGCAAACATGGGTTTGACTCTTAAATCCTTTATGTCTAGGGACATTAAAGTAGTCCAGATCATGACTTCCTGcaacactttttgtttttctccaactCTCTTATATAGAATGTCTTATTTTGCCAAAATCCCCTATTAATCTCTGTGTTATGAACAGCAACCTCACCAGCTTTGCTAatattccttcttttctcttacCTCCAAGCTCCTTCTTCCTGAGCCACTTCtctaattttgcattccaaaGTCCAGCAGAATCTAAAATCTGGTCAGATATCTACCCTTCTCTCATCTGATGCAGATTCTGCATCAGATGAGAGAAGAGTACAGACTGGGCTAATGAACATGAAGCAACATATCCCAAGATCACTCTGTTAGAGTTGTGCGTGTTTTGTGCTACATGACTCATCTGTGAGTTTTGTTTACAGGCTACATTCTGAACTTAATAAGGTTTGTTCCtacataataacaataaaaaaaattcctgcatgcatgttaagtcacttcagtcatgtccaactctttttcaccgtatggactgtagcctgccaggttcctctatctatgggattctccaggcaagaatactggagtgggttaccatgccctcctccagaggatctttccaacccagggactgaacctgcaacccctgtatctcctgcattggcaggcagattctttgtcactggcgccacctgggaaacaccacAACCACCCTcctccaaacaaacaaacaaaaagtcatgAGGTTAGAAATGTGTCATTTATTGAATTCTACTCTGACTTTGAAATATATGCTTTTTATATCATGCTAttggctttcctagtggctcagatggtaaataatccacctgcaatgcaggagacccaggtttcatccaAGGTCAGGCAgatccctgaagaaagaaatgacaacccacttcttttcttgactggagaattccaaggacagaggagcctggtgggctacagtccatggggtcacaaagagtcagacatgactgagcaactaactcagCACACGACTGAGTCGCTCACGACTGAGCCATCATCTATACTTATGGTGCTAGatcttaatttcctcatttggGTATAAGTATGGGCTCAGGTGttttaatctgcctgcaatttgggaaacCTGTGTTtggtccctgtgttgggaagatcacctggagaagtgaatggctattcttgcctggagaattacatggacggaggagcctggcaggctatagtccatggggttgcaaagagtcagacataactgagtgactttcacacactaTGCAGTATCTAATACTTAGTATGTATTCAAAAGAGAACAGTTTTTAGTTATATGGCTAGATTAAATACTAGATGTGATCATTCAAATTCATGAGACAGATAATTGATATTTGTCAAATAAGGATATTTTCCGAGAACTGTACTGGATATGTTAAATAGTGTTTTATTTAATTACTGCAATTagcctaaaaagaaaaactgttatgCAATTTGAACCAATGAGTTGAAGAATCAAAGCAGTGGTCAGCAAATAAATGGTTGTATCAGGATTAAACTCTAGGCCAGAACCCAAAGTTTGGGGAGTTTTCCCATGAACTAAAAGGAAGTATAACCAAGCTTACCTCTTGTGATGGCTAATTTTTTATACCAAGTTGACTGGCCACAGAGTGTGCAGATTAAAAAGTATTTCTGGATATGTCTATAAGGGTGACTCTGGATGAAATTAACATCTTAATCAGTGAACCTAGTAAAGAAATCTGCTCTCCCCAATATGGGAGCATACCATGCAATCTGTTGAGggtctgaaaagaaataaaaagatggaagaaaaaatattcatcTCCCTGCATGATTGCTTGAGTTGGAACATTGATCTTCTCCTATCCTTTGCACTCCCAGTTCTCAGGTCTTTGCTCTTCAACCAGTCTATACCACAAGCTCTCTTTGCtttccagcttgcagatggcagatcatgggatttctcagacccCATAATTCCTTATAatagatctatctatctatcctatTAGTTTTGTTTCTGcagagaaccctgactaatatacCACCCTTAAACATTTTACGAACAATGGAATACTTTAATAGTCAAAGTGATTTTGTACACATGTTGGTTTCCAAAATATCCTAGCTATAGTTGCTGGTTTTATGCTTTAGCATATAAGGTAATACAATAGCTATGAAACTCCTCGACTGTAAGTGCCACCTCAAATTTTTCCATCTGCCACATCATTAGCCCTCAGTAAGAACAAATTACAGGTCATAGCTGTAAACTACACAGGAATGCCAGGAATCTTAAAGGTTAGAAATTCTAAAGACATGACCTGAGTTAGCAATCATTATCTACTAATTAATAGACAATTATGTTAATGATTTAGTAATaatgttttccatttctcttgagtatGAAAGGCAATACAACATTCCTAAATAAGCCCTATGAAGTTCTGATTTCCGGGATTCAAGTCTTAGTTCTACTCAATTTAATTGCCAACTAATCTTGAGCAAGTTGTTTAATCTCAGAGTCTcagctttctcatttgtaaaatgaagataacattTGCCTGAATGTGGTATACTAATTTACAGCATTACTGCGGATTtaatcttaatttcttttaatctaTTCCTCTGTTATTTCTACATCTCATCCTCCCTTCTACAAAGAGTAATTTGTTTCCCTTCAAAATATAGCAATTTCCTCCCTTGAAGTTGTAGAACCAACACACCTAAGGTTTCCTTATTCAGCAGGAGAATGGGGAAGAGATTTTTGAAATGGTATAGCttatgcttttctttatttttaaattactaaatattaaaatagtcctttaatttgctttattatttagtgatttattttaaatatcattatgTGAACTGTATTCTCAGCCTCATGGCAAGAATGTATTGGTTGAACTATGAGAAATAACTCATTGTATTATAATTGCATCTTTTGTATATATACTTGTGGTATTGTATCagaatattttactattttctaaatattctttttcccatctaaattatttttaatatttttataaaattctaagactgattttttattatactttcaAATCAGTTCTCCTTGGCACACACCTCAGACTGCATTCCCAAATAGCTCATGAAagataaacttgaaaaaaaattccatatgtAGAAACTGTAAATAATAAACTTCTTTTAAGGAACAGTTTTCATCTGTCCCAAACATATGTGAGCCTAAGGTAAGGTTTGGACTAACAGGGACGAGGGATCCTTCTTACTCTCTTTCTCCATAAATCATCTAAGcctgttgatttctttttttttttggtcactcagtcatgtctgactctttgcgaccccatggactgtagcccaccaggctcctccctccatgggattctccaagcaagaatactggagtgggttgccatttccttctccaggggatcttcccaacttagggatcgaacccgagtctcctgcactgcaggcagacgctttaacctctgagccaccagggaagccccaaacctgTTGATAgtacttcttcttcttttttctttttaacttagaTCTTTAATTATGTACATAAATAGCCACATGAGAACGAGGAGTTCTAAGGCTTATACATTATCTCTAGGTGGAAGAATTTCAGATTAGTCCACTTGGAGTACGGCATCACCCAAGATAACAAAGAGACCTAGAATAGTTTTTCCAGAAGAATGCCAATTTACTACATTCAATACTGACTTCTCTGCCATTTTTCTGCAGAAATACTGATTTACCATATGGAGTTTCCAATGTTTACCTGATTAAAATGGGCAGAGCATGGAGTATTCTACTTATTTCCAGACGAGTTCTTCACATTTCCTGACTTTTGAAAGTTCTCCTTCCACAAATCTACGACAACGTAGCTTTGTAAACCCCAGTCATACAGTTTCTCTCCACTGACCTGGACAAATACAATGGCTTGTTGTGGATGATAAAGAGAGGCAGCAAATCCCATGAAACCAGGCGGATACACAAGCTTCTGTATCTTTGAACCTCTAGTCAAAACGAGTCCAACAACTCCAGCAAAACCAATAACACCAAGTCTTGGAAAAAATCCAGGAGGTGCATTTTGGAGATATTCATAGCTGTCTAACCCCCATTGAACCAAACTTTGCATCTTGGGCTTATTTTGGGAGTACTTTTCCTGACACCAACTTGTATATGGTTCGCAATAATGTTGGAGATGAGAGATGCTTTCTTCAAGTTGGGTCCTTGGTTCTTCCACATATTTAGACTGATCCTCAGGAATGGAGCAGAGTGAAAGCTCATTAACCTTCACAGTATCTTTGTGAGGTGAgtccttttttgatgatgcatAGATCTTGAAGGTGAGCAGGCTCAGGCTGCCCAGCCCCACAAACCTCTGAATTACCTTGAACATGTCGCTGGCAGCGGCGGCTCCGGCGGGGGCGATAGTACTTCTTAAATATGTATGCAAACCCACCCCACTGGAACAATTTCAATTCTGCATACTATTGCCATTTAGTCTGTTAGAACAGTAGGCTCTTAATTGGTTTTGATTTCAGTCGCATCTCTCTTCAATCAGgacaatcttttttaaaaaacacaaagatgATTTTACTACCCTCTTTTAAAGGCTTCTCTTTAAACTCAGTTTGAAATATACCTTAGGCTGTGATCAAAACCTCTCTATAGACCTCAATTTGCTTTCCATTTCCCTATGacctcttcctctcttccccctTTCAAAATCTATGCCCTGGCCAGAAATACTAAATACTTTCAGTTCTTATACCATAGCGTGATCCTCACTCCTGTGGAAAATACCTTATGTCTATGTCTCTCATTGAGCGGTGTAATGCCTACTGCTTAAGATATTACTCCTTTTGGGTACGTTTCTTGAGTGGCAGGCTGATTAGATTCCCATTCTCATGTACCATGTGCATGCTCACTATGCCGTGTATGTTTATCCCTCTGTCCACCTGCAAAACAACAAGCTCTCTGTCATATTCCTCATTGTGCCTCCAGGCTTGAAAATGATGTTCAGTAGTACTgtgaagtggaagtcactcagtcgtgtccaacatttTGCGACCAAATggaatatagtccatggaattctccaaaccagaatactggagtgggtagtcattctcttctccaggggaatcttcccaacccagggatcaaacccagctctctcacattgcagggggattctttaccagatgagctaccagggatgccaTCAGTAGTGTTAGATGTCCACTATTTGTCCTCTTGATCTCTCAACACTCTTAAAACCTTGCCGTACATTCTGGAGATTGATTCATATGGACTGTATCAGTGGGTCTCATACCATAGGTTTCAGGTGGCTTCTGCTAAAGAGAGACTGTGACATGAGATGAGAAAAGGTAAAGATGAAGCCTGGAGGTTCTTCCTACCTGGGCACTTTGGCATCACTGCATCTTTCCGCTAAAGACCATAGCTCATCTCAACTCTCTTTCCAGGATCTGGCAACCATTCCTTCTCATTTCTCCTTCACATCTAGATATGGCAAATGATAAACATTATTTaattaattgaaataaataatttcttttaatttttttcacaccaGTGTATATGTTtcctaaataaagaaaatgaattttctcaGGTCTGACTGCCTATTAATTGACCACTAAATagaacaatcacagaaaactaaccaatccaatcacatggaacacagccttgtctaactcaacgaaCTATTAGCAATGCTATGTAGGGCCAACCAAGAAGGATGGGTcagggtggagagttctgacaaactgtggcccactggagaagggaatggcaaaccacttcagtattcttgccttgagaaccccatgaacagtatgaagaggcaagataggacactgaaagatgaactccccagattggtaggtgcccaatatgctactggagatcagttgagaaataactccagaaagaatgaagagacagagccaaagcaaaaaacaacacccagttgtggatgtgactggtgatggaagcaaggtcccatgctgtaaagagcaatattgcataggaacctggaatgttaagtccataatcaaggcaaattggaagtgatcaaacaggagatgacaagaatgAACGTCAGCATTTTAggcatcagtgaactaaaatggactgggtgaatttaactcagatgaccattatatctactacggtaggcaagaatcccttagaaaacaggcgagggtgggatgatctgagagaacagcattgaaaaatgtatactatcaagtgtaaaacagatcgccagtctaggctatatgcatgagacaagtgctcagggctggtgcactgggatgacccagaaggatgggatggggagggacgtgggaggggggttcaggatggggaacacatgaaaatccatggctgattcatgtcaatgtatagtaAAAACcgttacaatattgtaaagtaattagcctccaactaataaaaataaatggaaaaaagaaaaagaaaaaatggagtagccatcatagtcaaaaaaagagtccaaaatgaagtacttggatgcaatctcaaaaataacagcatgatctctgttcatttccaagacaaaccactcaatttcatggtaatccaagtctatgccccgactggtaa includes:
- the LOC122677430 gene encoding MICOS complex subunit MIC26-like, with the protein product MFKVIQRFVGLGSLSLLTFKIYASSKKDSPHKDTVKVNELSLCSIPEDQSKYVEEPRTQLEESISHLQHYCEPYTSWCQEKYSQNKPKMQSLVQWGLDSYEYLQNAPPGFFPRLGVIGFAGVVGLVLTRGSKIQKLVYPPGFMGFAASLYHPQQAIVFVQVSGEKLYDWGLQSYVVVDLWKENFQKSGNVKNSSGNK